One segment of Pontibacter akesuensis DNA contains the following:
- a CDS encoding response regulator yields the protein MAESMTILIAEDSSVILNLTKKILELQNYKILTAKNGGEVIKQVESNKIDAILMDLNIPVKNGMDCTKEIRAHEKPEISQIPIIAVTGNANNYSMEDFKAAGINDYLPKPLDFDLLVQTVKKHTINK from the coding sequence ATGGCAGAAAGTATGACTATTTTGATTGCTGAGGACAGCTCTGTTATCCTGAACCTGACCAAAAAAATCCTGGAACTGCAGAACTACAAGATTCTGACAGCCAAGAATGGTGGTGAGGTTATCAAGCAGGTAGAATCCAACAAGATTGACGCCATCCTCATGGACTTGAACATACCGGTGAAGAACGGAATGGACTGCACCAAAGAAATCCGCGCGCACGAGAAGCCCGAGATCTCCCAGATTCCGATCATCGCTGTTACCGGCAACGCCAACAACTACAGCATGGAGGATTTCAAGGCGGCCGGCATCAACGATTACCTGCCTAAGCCGCTCGATTTCGACCTGTTAGTGCAAACTGTTAAAAAGCATACTATTAACAAGTAG